ACAAGGACTGATGATCGTGCTGCCCATGCAGATCAATTAAAAGACGCCCTAAATCCTGGTATGTTGATAGAGGAACAGCTCTTCCGTTGATCCTGCATGTGCTTTTGCCGCCTCTGGTAATATCCCTGGAAAGAACAAGATTCTCATCAGATTCATGAGTTATGCCAATAGAATCCAGCATTACGGCTACCTCAGGTGTTTTCCCACACCAAAACAAACCCTCGACATAAGCCCGGTCTTCCCCCACACGAATATAATCCTGAAAGGCTCTTCCACCGAGCAATACCGCCATAGCATCAACGATTATTGATTTACCGGCTCCCGTTTCGCCTGTTAGTACGTTAAGGCCTTCTTCAAAGGTAAGCAGGGCTTTTTGCACAAGAGCAAAGTTCTCGACATGAAACTGCAACAGCATTTCACACTACCTTCCTTTATTGCAGTAAATTTAGCATTTCCCTCATTACCTTTTCTACAGCAGCCACAGGTTTAACTATGATAAGTATTGTATCGTCTCCGGCAACAGTCCCAATAACATTTGGCCATTCAATCCTATCAAGGCTTGCCGCTACTGCATGAGCAGTTCCTGATAAAGTATGTACAACTATCAGGTTTTCACTGAAGTCTAGTTTCACTACATTATCAATAAAAAGTCGCTTCAGACGGTCTCTCGAATTGCTTATCTTAATTTCTTGGGGCAGTGCATAGTGATAAGAACCAGCAGAATCCGGCACCTTAACCAAACCCAATTCCTTGATATCCCTGGATATGGTAGCCTGAGTTATGATGAAACCTGATTCCCGCAAAGAATTT
This DNA window, taken from Syntrophomonadaceae bacterium, encodes the following:
- the argR gene encoding arginine repressor, with product MKSLRQRKIIEIISSAKVETQEELANSLRESGFIITQATISRDIKELGLVKVPDSAGSYHYALPQEIKISNSRDRLKRLFIDNVVKLDFSENLIVVHTLSGTAHAVAASLDRIEWPNVIGTVAGDDTILIIVKPVAAVEKVMREMLNLLQ